In Thermoleophilaceae bacterium, one DNA window encodes the following:
- a CDS encoding universal stress protein encodes MFTKIFVGYDGSDQCKDALALARVLAAPSNAAVIAVCVFPYEPSFSKAGGSDSDYHDALQREAVGILAGAEGATERRAVASGSPSRALQELAENENADLLVVGSTHHGAMGRVLIGSVGERLLHGAHCPVAVAPKGFAGAKEPSLRRVAVGFDGSPEAGRALELAARLAGEAHGTIHLYWSVEPPGATSPVFAGDYGWPSYSEKIFNAAHDEIDEAIARLPAELEPQGDVLSGKAAPTLAAEVTGEADLLVLGSRGYGSVRGVLLGRVSAELARSAPCPLLVVPRGAAVPGEPEEASLAAT; translated from the coding sequence ATGTTCACGAAGATCTTCGTCGGCTACGACGGGAGCGATCAGTGCAAAGACGCCCTGGCGCTCGCACGTGTGCTCGCCGCACCTTCGAACGCCGCGGTGATCGCGGTGTGCGTCTTCCCGTACGAGCCAAGTTTCTCAAAGGCCGGCGGAAGCGACAGCGATTATCACGACGCGCTGCAGCGCGAGGCCGTGGGCATCCTCGCCGGAGCCGAGGGCGCGACCGAGCGGCGCGCGGTGGCGAGCGGCTCACCCTCGCGGGCTCTCCAGGAGCTGGCGGAAAACGAGAACGCCGACCTGCTCGTGGTGGGATCGACGCATCACGGCGCCATGGGAAGGGTGCTGATCGGCAGCGTTGGCGAGCGGCTGCTACACGGCGCGCACTGCCCGGTGGCCGTGGCGCCCAAGGGCTTCGCCGGGGCGAAGGAGCCTTCGCTGCGGCGCGTGGCCGTGGGCTTCGACGGCAGCCCCGAGGCCGGACGCGCGCTCGAGCTGGCCGCGCGGCTGGCGGGCGAGGCGCACGGGACCATCCACCTCTACTGGTCCGTGGAGCCGCCTGGCGCCACCAGCCCCGTCTTCGCCGGCGACTACGGCTGGCCGTCCTACTCGGAGAAGATCTTCAACGCGGCACACGACGAGATCGACGAGGCGATCGCGCGCCTGCCTGCCGAGCTCGAGCCTCAGGGCGACGTGCTCTCCGGCAAGGCGGCGCCCACCCTCGCGGCCGAGGTCACCGGCGAGGCCGATCTGCTCGTGCTCGGTTCGCGCGGCTATGGCAGCGTGAGGGGTGTGCTGCTCGGGCGCGTGTCCGCCGAGCTTGCGCGCAGCGCGCCATGTCCGCTTCTTGTCGTGCCACGTGGGGCGGCTGTCCCCGGCGAGCCTGAAGAGGCGAGTCTCGCTGCCACGTGA